One Brachyhypopomus gauderio isolate BG-103 unplaced genomic scaffold, BGAUD_0.2 sc66, whole genome shotgun sequence DNA window includes the following coding sequences:
- the eogt gene encoding EGF domain-specific O-linked N-acetylglucosamine transferase isoform X1, whose amino-acid sequence MILHSSFLNSFPPCMFDVIYSMRITRGVINSNRAAERAHTLPARLRLSLAPPTRTICFEVSFPYSSSNNGAKVSLYKAASSPRPVCGTMPLVLALLTVCSSAAVTATTDGPSSARRFNYSGLALPDQHVACFLHSNTRVAQLCREDPVCPFKDALQQKVSCWGYEKNCPPEHRFSNPVCTSVDSGWVRSLKAAQELFWRQADFGYVKERLNEMKTFCQPLNSGDSSLKCTNHLRFCRATGLYLDLRNPRRGHERYKEDFLQKGEIGGHCRLNSRALEAEGQHKSPLQSWFAELQTYNELHFHPEDYGHCDIIIERPTVFMKLDAGVNMYHHFCDFVNLYISQHLNNSFSRDINIVMWDTSTYGYGDLFSETWRAFSDHDIIHLKTYDSNRVCFRDAFFSLLPRMRYGLFYNTPLISHCQSEGMFRAFSQHVLHRLNIPQEGPKEGRIRVTLLSRSTEYRRILNQQELINALKTVALFEVKLVDYKYKDMPFLEQIRVTHNSDIFIGIHGAGLTHLLFLPDWAVIFELYNCQDESCYRDLARLRGVHYLTWQRADKVFPQDKGHHPTLGEHPKFTNYTFDPEEFVRLVMLAAHHVMHHRAWRSRRARDEL is encoded by the exons ATGATTCTTCACAGCTCGTTTCTAAATAGTTTCCCCCCCTGTATGTTTGATGTGATCTATTCTATGCGAATAACTCGCGGTGTGATCAATAGCAACAGAGCGGCAGAACGGGCGCACACGCTCCCCGCACGGCTGCGTCTCTCGCTCGCTCCGCCAACGCGCACCATCTGTTTTGAAGTCAGTTTCCCATATTCCAGCTCAAACAATG GTGCGAAAGTGTCGCTGTACAAAGCCGCCTCTTCCCCACGGCCCGTTTGTGGGACTATGCCGCTGGTGTTGGCGCTGCTGACGGTTTGCTCCTCCGCTGCGGTCACCGCCACCACCGACGGGCCTTCCAGCGCGAGGCGCTTTAACTACAGTGGTCTCGCGCTGCCTGACCAGCACGTCGCCTGTTTCCTGCACAGCAACACACGCGTCGCCCAGCTCTGCCGAGAGGACCCGGTGTGCCCGTTTAAA GATGCTTTGCAACAGAAAGTGTCCTGTTGGGGTTATGAGAAAAATTGCCCTCCGGAGCACCGCTTCAGCAACCCAGTCTGCACCAGCGTGGACTCAGGATG ggtgAGGTCACTGAAGGCAGCACAGGAGCTCTTCTGGAGGCAGGCTGACTTCGGCTATGTGAAAGAGCGGCTGAATGAGATGAAGACCTTCTGCCAGCCGTTAAACTCT GGTGACTCTTCGCTGAAATGCACCAACCACCTACGTTTCTGCAGAGCTACAGGCCTGTACCTGGACCTACGGAACCCCCGCAGGGGTCACGAGAG GTATAAGGAGGACTTCCTGCAGAAGGGTGAGATAGGTGGTCACTGCAGACTGAACAGCAGGGCTTTGGAGGCGGAGGGGCAACATAAGAGCCCCCTGCAGTCCTG GTTTGCTGAGCTGCAGACATACAACGAGCTTCACTTCCACCCTGAAGATTATGGTCATTGTGACATCATCATCGAGAGACCTACAGTCTTCATGAAGCTAGACGCAG GAGTGAACATGTACCATCACTTCTGTGACTTTGTCAACCTCTATATCTCCCAGCATCTCAACAACTCCTTCAGCAGAGACATCAATATCGTCATGTGGGACACG AGTACGTATGGATACGGAGACCTGTTCAGCGAAACCTGGCGTGCCTTCTCGGATCACGACATCATTCACCTCAAGACCTACGACTCGAACAGG GTGTGTTTCAGGGACGCGTTTTTCTCCCTGCTGCCGAGAATGAGATACGGCCTCTTCTACAACACCCCCCTG atTTCACACTGTCAGAGTGAGGGGATGTTCAGGGCATTCTCACAACATGTCCTTCATCGTCTCAACATTCCACAGGAGGGACccaag GAGGGCCGAATCCGGGTCACACTCTTGTCTCGGAGCACTGAATACCGCAGGATTCTGAACCAGCAGGAG ctcatAAACGCCCTGAAGACCGTGGCTTTATTTGAGGTCAAGCTGGTGGATTACAAGTACAA GGATATGCCATTCCTGGAGCAGATCAGGGTGACCCATAACTCAGACATCTTCATCGGGATACATGGCGCCGGTCTCACTCACCTGCTCTTCCTTCCAGACTGGGCTGTCATATTTGAGCT CTACAACTGTCAGGATGAGAGCTGCTACCGTGATCTGGCACGGCTGAGGGGCGTCCACTACCTGACCTGGCAGAGAGCAGACAAAGTGTTCCCTCAGGACaag GGACACCACCCGACACTGGGAGAGCACCCCAAATTCACCAACTACACCTTTGACCCGGAAGAGTTTGTGCGCCTGGTCATGCTGGCGGCGCATCATGTGATGCACCACAGGGCCTGGCGGTCCAGACGTGCTCGTGATGAGCTCTAA
- the eogt gene encoding EGF domain-specific O-linked N-acetylglucosamine transferase isoform X2 gives MHFPTVRLSLDLFVFTAVLRLQIFLLIIFLSLSLPLRGAKVSLYKAASSPRPVCGTMPLVLALLTVCSSAAVTATTDGPSSARRFNYSGLALPDQHVACFLHSNTRVAQLCREDPVCPFKDALQQKVSCWGYEKNCPPEHRFSNPVCTSVDSGWVRSLKAAQELFWRQADFGYVKERLNEMKTFCQPLNSGDSSLKCTNHLRFCRATGLYLDLRNPRRGHERYKEDFLQKGEIGGHCRLNSRALEAEGQHKSPLQSWFAELQTYNELHFHPEDYGHCDIIIERPTVFMKLDAGVNMYHHFCDFVNLYISQHLNNSFSRDINIVMWDTSTYGYGDLFSETWRAFSDHDIIHLKTYDSNRVCFRDAFFSLLPRMRYGLFYNTPLISHCQSEGMFRAFSQHVLHRLNIPQEGPKEGRIRVTLLSRSTEYRRILNQQELINALKTVALFEVKLVDYKYKDMPFLEQIRVTHNSDIFIGIHGAGLTHLLFLPDWAVIFELYNCQDESCYRDLARLRGVHYLTWQRADKVFPQDKGHHPTLGEHPKFTNYTFDPEEFVRLVMLAAHHVMHHRAWRSRRARDEL, from the exons ATGCATTTTCCCACGGTGCGCCTTTCTTTAGACCTCTTTGTCTTCACCGCAGTCCTCAGACTCCAGATTTTCCTTCTCatcatatttctctctctctctcttcctctccgagGTGCGAAAGTGTCGCTGTACAAAGCCGCCTCTTCCCCACGGCCCGTTTGTGGGACTATGCCGCTGGTGTTGGCGCTGCTGACGGTTTGCTCCTCCGCTGCGGTCACCGCCACCACCGACGGGCCTTCCAGCGCGAGGCGCTTTAACTACAGTGGTCTCGCGCTGCCTGACCAGCACGTCGCCTGTTTCCTGCACAGCAACACACGCGTCGCCCAGCTCTGCCGAGAGGACCCGGTGTGCCCGTTTAAA GATGCTTTGCAACAGAAAGTGTCCTGTTGGGGTTATGAGAAAAATTGCCCTCCGGAGCACCGCTTCAGCAACCCAGTCTGCACCAGCGTGGACTCAGGATG ggtgAGGTCACTGAAGGCAGCACAGGAGCTCTTCTGGAGGCAGGCTGACTTCGGCTATGTGAAAGAGCGGCTGAATGAGATGAAGACCTTCTGCCAGCCGTTAAACTCT GGTGACTCTTCGCTGAAATGCACCAACCACCTACGTTTCTGCAGAGCTACAGGCCTGTACCTGGACCTACGGAACCCCCGCAGGGGTCACGAGAG GTATAAGGAGGACTTCCTGCAGAAGGGTGAGATAGGTGGTCACTGCAGACTGAACAGCAGGGCTTTGGAGGCGGAGGGGCAACATAAGAGCCCCCTGCAGTCCTG GTTTGCTGAGCTGCAGACATACAACGAGCTTCACTTCCACCCTGAAGATTATGGTCATTGTGACATCATCATCGAGAGACCTACAGTCTTCATGAAGCTAGACGCAG GAGTGAACATGTACCATCACTTCTGTGACTTTGTCAACCTCTATATCTCCCAGCATCTCAACAACTCCTTCAGCAGAGACATCAATATCGTCATGTGGGACACG AGTACGTATGGATACGGAGACCTGTTCAGCGAAACCTGGCGTGCCTTCTCGGATCACGACATCATTCACCTCAAGACCTACGACTCGAACAGG GTGTGTTTCAGGGACGCGTTTTTCTCCCTGCTGCCGAGAATGAGATACGGCCTCTTCTACAACACCCCCCTG atTTCACACTGTCAGAGTGAGGGGATGTTCAGGGCATTCTCACAACATGTCCTTCATCGTCTCAACATTCCACAGGAGGGACccaag GAGGGCCGAATCCGGGTCACACTCTTGTCTCGGAGCACTGAATACCGCAGGATTCTGAACCAGCAGGAG ctcatAAACGCCCTGAAGACCGTGGCTTTATTTGAGGTCAAGCTGGTGGATTACAAGTACAA GGATATGCCATTCCTGGAGCAGATCAGGGTGACCCATAACTCAGACATCTTCATCGGGATACATGGCGCCGGTCTCACTCACCTGCTCTTCCTTCCAGACTGGGCTGTCATATTTGAGCT CTACAACTGTCAGGATGAGAGCTGCTACCGTGATCTGGCACGGCTGAGGGGCGTCCACTACCTGACCTGGCAGAGAGCAGACAAAGTGTTCCCTCAGGACaag GGACACCACCCGACACTGGGAGAGCACCCCAAATTCACCAACTACACCTTTGACCCGGAAGAGTTTGTGCGCCTGGTCATGCTGGCGGCGCATCATGTGATGCACCACAGGGCCTGGCGGTCCAGACGTGCTCGTGATGAGCTCTAA
- the eogt gene encoding EGF domain-specific O-linked N-acetylglucosamine transferase isoform X3, translating to MPLVLALLTVCSSAAVTATTDGPSSARRFNYSGLALPDQHVACFLHSNTRVAQLCREDPVCPFKDALQQKVSCWGYEKNCPPEHRFSNPVCTSVDSGWVRSLKAAQELFWRQADFGYVKERLNEMKTFCQPLNSGDSSLKCTNHLRFCRATGLYLDLRNPRRGHERYKEDFLQKGEIGGHCRLNSRALEAEGQHKSPLQSWFAELQTYNELHFHPEDYGHCDIIIERPTVFMKLDAGVNMYHHFCDFVNLYISQHLNNSFSRDINIVMWDTSTYGYGDLFSETWRAFSDHDIIHLKTYDSNRVCFRDAFFSLLPRMRYGLFYNTPLISHCQSEGMFRAFSQHVLHRLNIPQEGPKEGRIRVTLLSRSTEYRRILNQQELINALKTVALFEVKLVDYKYKDMPFLEQIRVTHNSDIFIGIHGAGLTHLLFLPDWAVIFELYNCQDESCYRDLARLRGVHYLTWQRADKVFPQDKGHHPTLGEHPKFTNYTFDPEEFVRLVMLAAHHVMHHRAWRSRRARDEL from the exons ATGCCGCTGGTGTTGGCGCTGCTGACGGTTTGCTCCTCCGCTGCGGTCACCGCCACCACCGACGGGCCTTCCAGCGCGAGGCGCTTTAACTACAGTGGTCTCGCGCTGCCTGACCAGCACGTCGCCTGTTTCCTGCACAGCAACACACGCGTCGCCCAGCTCTGCCGAGAGGACCCGGTGTGCCCGTTTAAA GATGCTTTGCAACAGAAAGTGTCCTGTTGGGGTTATGAGAAAAATTGCCCTCCGGAGCACCGCTTCAGCAACCCAGTCTGCACCAGCGTGGACTCAGGATG ggtgAGGTCACTGAAGGCAGCACAGGAGCTCTTCTGGAGGCAGGCTGACTTCGGCTATGTGAAAGAGCGGCTGAATGAGATGAAGACCTTCTGCCAGCCGTTAAACTCT GGTGACTCTTCGCTGAAATGCACCAACCACCTACGTTTCTGCAGAGCTACAGGCCTGTACCTGGACCTACGGAACCCCCGCAGGGGTCACGAGAG GTATAAGGAGGACTTCCTGCAGAAGGGTGAGATAGGTGGTCACTGCAGACTGAACAGCAGGGCTTTGGAGGCGGAGGGGCAACATAAGAGCCCCCTGCAGTCCTG GTTTGCTGAGCTGCAGACATACAACGAGCTTCACTTCCACCCTGAAGATTATGGTCATTGTGACATCATCATCGAGAGACCTACAGTCTTCATGAAGCTAGACGCAG GAGTGAACATGTACCATCACTTCTGTGACTTTGTCAACCTCTATATCTCCCAGCATCTCAACAACTCCTTCAGCAGAGACATCAATATCGTCATGTGGGACACG AGTACGTATGGATACGGAGACCTGTTCAGCGAAACCTGGCGTGCCTTCTCGGATCACGACATCATTCACCTCAAGACCTACGACTCGAACAGG GTGTGTTTCAGGGACGCGTTTTTCTCCCTGCTGCCGAGAATGAGATACGGCCTCTTCTACAACACCCCCCTG atTTCACACTGTCAGAGTGAGGGGATGTTCAGGGCATTCTCACAACATGTCCTTCATCGTCTCAACATTCCACAGGAGGGACccaag GAGGGCCGAATCCGGGTCACACTCTTGTCTCGGAGCACTGAATACCGCAGGATTCTGAACCAGCAGGAG ctcatAAACGCCCTGAAGACCGTGGCTTTATTTGAGGTCAAGCTGGTGGATTACAAGTACAA GGATATGCCATTCCTGGAGCAGATCAGGGTGACCCATAACTCAGACATCTTCATCGGGATACATGGCGCCGGTCTCACTCACCTGCTCTTCCTTCCAGACTGGGCTGTCATATTTGAGCT CTACAACTGTCAGGATGAGAGCTGCTACCGTGATCTGGCACGGCTGAGGGGCGTCCACTACCTGACCTGGCAGAGAGCAGACAAAGTGTTCCCTCAGGACaag GGACACCACCCGACACTGGGAGAGCACCCCAAATTCACCAACTACACCTTTGACCCGGAAGAGTTTGTGCGCCTGGTCATGCTGGCGGCGCATCATGTGATGCACCACAGGGCCTGGCGGTCCAGACGTGCTCGTGATGAGCTCTAA